One Ilumatobacter fluminis genomic window, GCCACCAGGATCACGAGCAGGATGAACAGGCCCCAGGTGCCGTACTTCCAGATCTTGTGCTGGGAGGTGCCGGCGAGGATGTACTTGGTCGCCATTGGTCAGACCCTTTCCACCGACGCCGTACCGAAGAGGCCGGCTGGCTTGAACAAGAGGATGATCAGCAGCACCACCACGGCGGCGGCGAGGCTCATCTCGGTCGGGATGAAATCGAGGTACTGCACGAGCAGCGACTGCACGAACCCGATTGCCAGGCCGCCGACGAGGGCGCCCCAGATGCTGTCGAGACCACCGAGGGCGGCCGCCGACGAGGCGAAGATCAGCACACGAAGCATGACCGACGGTTCGAGTGACAGCAGCGGGTTCGACACGTAGACGCAGGCGCCGAGCGTGCCGACGGCGGCGGCGAGCGCCCAACCGAACTGCAGCGTGGAGCCGACCTTGATGCCGACCAACTCACTCGACTCGAGGTTCGACGACACCGAACGGAAGGCGAGGCCGACCTTCGACTTGTTGAGCAGCACCGTCAGCAAGAAGATGACGAGCACCGTCAGGCCGATCGTGAACACGGCGTACCACGACAGGCCGCGGCTGCCGATGTTCAGGGCGTTCCCCGACGGGAACAGCTCCGGATACTGGCGTGGGTCGAAGCGCCAGATGATGCCGGCCAACGCGTTGATCAGCAGGAACAAGCCGAGCGTGATAATGACGAGCGGCAGGTGATCCTTCGGGTCGAACGGGCGGATGAGGGTCCGCTCGACACCGGCGGCGAGCACCGCCGTGATCAGCATCGCCAGTACCACCGCACCCCACATCGGGACGCCCCAATACCAGAGCTGCAGCGAGATGAAGGCGCCGAGCATGGCCAACTCGCCCTGGGCGAAGTTGATCAGCGTCGTCGCTTTGAAGATGAGCACCAGTGCGACGGCGATGAGCGCATAGGCGGAGCCGTTGGCCAAGCCGTCGAACAGGCGTTGCAGGAACAAATCCATGTGGTCAGACCCCCAGGTACGCGCGCCGGATGGCGTCGTCGTGCATCAAATCGTCGGCCGATCCCTGGATCGCGATCTGGCCGGCTTCGAGGACGTAGCCGCGATGGGCGATGCCCAACGCGAGCTGTGCGTTCTGCTCGACGACGAGCAGCGTGGTGCCGGTGTCGCGGTTCAGCTCACCGAAGCGCTGGAACAGGTCTTGCACCAGGAACGGTGCCAGACCGAGCGACGGCTCGTCGAGCAACACCATGCGAGGGCGGCTCATGAGCGCCCGGGCGACGGCGAGCATCTGCTGCTCACCACCCGACAGCGAACCGGCCGTCTGGTTCCGCCGGTTCTTGAGCACCGGGTAGACCTCGTACCACTTCTCGATGTCGGCGTCGATCTCGTTGTCGTTGCGGATGTACGCACCGACGTGGAGGTTGTCTTCGACCGAGAGCTCGGGGAACGTGCCACGACCCTGCGGGATGTGGGCGATGCCCTTGCGCACGATGTTGGGCGGCGGCTGGCCGACCAGCTCTTCGCCTTCGAACTTGACCGAACCGGCGGTGTCGATCATGCCGGAGAGGGCTCGCAGGGTGGTCGTCTTGCCGGCGCCGTTGGCACCGAGGATGACGACGACCTCGCCCTCGTTGACGTGGAAATCGATGCCCCGCAGAACCGAGACCGGGCCGTAGCCGGCCGTCAGGTTGGAGACGTCGAGCATTCGTTCGCTCATGCGGGAGCTCCCAGGTAGGCCTCGATCACGTCGGGGTTCTGCTGCACTTCCTTCGGCAGGCCTTCGGCGATCTTCTGACCGAAGTTCAACACGACGAGCTTCTCGGAGATGCTCATCACCATGCCCATGTGGTGCTCGACGAGGAGGATCGTCAGGTCGAACTCGCTGCGGATCCGGCTGATGAGGTCGGACAGCTCACCGACCTCGGAATGGGTCAGGCCGGTCGCCGGCTCGTCGAGCATGAGCAGCTTCGGGTGGCCGATCAGGCAGCGGGCCAACTCGATGCGCTTCATCGTGCCGTACGGCAGGCCGGCGCACGCCTGGAAGGCGACGTCGTGCAGGCCGAGCTGACCGAGGATGTCCCACGCCTCGAGCTTGAGCCGACGCTCCTCCTTGCCGAGACCGATGCGCGGCATGGCGGTGAAGAAGTTCTGCTTGCTCTTGGTGTGGGCGCCGACCATGACGTTCTCGATCACGCTCATCCGCGGCCACAGCGCCAGGTTCTGGAACGTGCGGAACGCGCCCTCACGGGAGATCTTGTGCGGCGGGATCGCCAGCAGGTCCTTGCCGTCGAACGTGACCGACCCCTCGGTCGGGTCGTAGATGCGACTGATGACGTTGAACAGCGTGGTCTTGCCGGCGCCGTTCGGGCCGATCAGGCCGACGATCTGGCCCTTGTCGATCGTGAACGACAACGACGAGAGGGCTTGTAGGCCGCCGAATCTGACGGTGATGCCCTCGACTTCGAGCATTGCCATGCTCTCGTCCTCCCCCATGTTGTTGTGTGACTGCCGGCGGGTCGACAGCCATCCCCTTACGAGTCGGACAACCTAAACAAACGAACGTCGGTCGGACCAACCGGAGCTGATCATACGTGGAAGGTGTGCCGCCGGTCACACCAGAGCTGAACTTCCCCGAACAGAAGGGGTCAGGCTGGGTTCCGAGGGTCGTTGCAACACCTTGATCTTTTGGAGGTGTTCATGCCGAGACAGCGTGTTGCTGATGAGGTTCGTTGTTGGGTGTGGTTGTTGGTGGCCGATGGTCACACACAAGCTGGGGTGGCTCGACGGTTCGGGTTGTCTTCGACAACGGTGCGTCGGATTGCTCATGATCCCGAGGTGGAGAAACAGGTTCGTGACACATCAGTGAGCCGGTTGACGTTGACCGACCGGGAAGAGATCTCTCGTGGGATCGTGGAAGGGGTTTCCAACGCTGAGATCGCGCGTCGGATTGATCGGCATCGTTCAACGGTGGGCCGTGAGATCAACAACAACGGTGGCCGCGACGAGTATCGGGCGGTTGCTGCGCATCTGGCCGCTCAGCAGCGTGCGAAGCGACCGAAGTTGTTCAAGTTCGAGCAGTTCCCGTTGCTGGCGATGGTGGTTGCGTGCTGGCTTGATCTCGAGCAGTGGTCGCCGGAACAGATCAGTGCCAGGCTGGTGCTCGAGTTTCCCGACGACGAGACGATGCGAGTGTCCCCCGAAACGATCTATCGAGCGTTGTATGTGCATGGTCGGGGCGGGCTCCGTAAAGAACTCGCTGCGTGTCTACGTACTCAACCTCAGCATCGCCGGGCCCGCCCGGTCACGGCTCGGAACCGGGACCAGTCCTCGATCCCGGACCTGGTGTCGATCGCGGAACGTCCCGACGACATCGAGGACCGTCTGGTGCCTGGCCATTGGGAAGGCGATCTGATCATGGGTCGCAACAACGGCTCCCAGGTCGGCACGCTCGTGGAGCGCACCACCGGACTCGTGATGCTGTCCAAACTTGGCACCAAACAAGCCGATCACGTCGCGGACGCGATCGCAGCACGTGTCCGAACCCTGCCGGCCGTGCTGCAGGGAACACTCACCTGGGATCGCGGCACCGAAATGGCTGCTCACCGCCGGTTCACGATGGCCACCGACATGAAGGTGTACTTCTGCGACCCGCACGCTCCCTGGCAACGAGGCAGCAACGAAAACATCAACGGGCTGCTACGCCAATACCTACCCAGAGACAGTGACCTGTCCCAGTTCAGCCAAGAACAACTCGACGCGATCGCTCACAAACTCAACAACCGGCCACGCAAACGCCACAGCTTCCTGACACCATTAGAAGTCTTCGACCAACTCGTGTTGCACTGACCACTGGAATCCAGCCAGGCACCTTCTGTTCTCTCAGTTCGTCGCGTCGCCCGGACTCCTGAGAACAGAAGGTGCCTGACCCCTTCTGTTCAGCCGGCGAGGGCGGCGGCTCGACCGGCGAGGGCGGGGACGCCCATGCGGTCGCAGAAGGCGGCGAAGTCGTCGGTCGGGCCCTGCCACTCCCATTCGTCGACGGTGCCGACCGGCACGTCGAGGTCGACGGTGGCGATGATGCGGAACAGCACCGCTAACTCCATGTTGTCCTGCAGTGTCTTGGACAACTTGGCGGCGCCCCGCAACCCCTCGACCTCCCACAGGCTCGCCTCGGTCGGGATGTTCTCGAGGTGGGTATAACGCGCGAGCACGGCGGCGGTGCTCTTGGCGCCCCAGCCCGGCAGGCCGGGGAAGCCGTCGGCGGTGTCGCCGACCAGCCCGAGGTAGTCGGGGATCGACTCGGGCTCGATGCCGAACTTCTCGCGCACCCCGTCCTCGTCGATGATCTCGCGCTTGCGCCGGTCGTACTGCACGACCCGGCGACCCTTCACGCACTGGCCGAGATCCTTGTCGGGCGTGACGATCAACACCTGCTCGACCCGTTCGTCGGCGTCGGCCACCGCGGCCGCCGCGCCGAGCGCGTCGTCGGCCTCCCACTGGACCATCGCCCACGTGGTGACGCCCATCGCCATCAGACCCTCTTCCATGAGGGGGATCTGCTCGAGCAGTTCGGGCAGCATGCCCTCGCTGGTCTTGTAGCCGTCCCACAGCTCGTTGCGGAACGACTCGATCACGTGGTCGCTCGCCACACCGACGTGGGTGGCGCCGTCCTCGATCAGCTGCAGCGTCGAGGTGAGCACCCCGATCGTCGCGTCGTACGGCCCCGAATCGGAGCCCGACTCACCGCGCCGGTTCTTCGACCCGAAGTGCTGCCGGAACAGCTCGTACGTCCCGTCGACCAGATGCACCTTCATGCCGGCCGACAGTACCCCCTCGCCGGTCGATGTCTCGGTTGATGTCAGACGAGAACCGACCACCCACGAAGTCGGCCCACGACGACCCGGTCGGTTCTGGTCTGACATCAACCGAACCGACACCGACCGACGGGAACGCGATCGGCTGCGGCGGTGTCGGACGGGGTACGAGACTGTGTTCGACGATGACCGCTGGAGGATGGACCGATGTCGATGACCCTGCGTTGGTCACGCGCGCCCTCGATCGAGACGATGCCGCCTTCGGTGAGCTCCTGCGGCGCCACCGCGGCGCCGCACTGCGGGTGGCTGCCGTGATCACCGGATCGACCGACGACGCACCCGACGTCGTCCAGGAGGCGTTCGTACGCGCCCACGGTCGACTCGGGACGTTCCGCGGCGAGAGCTCCGCACGGTCGTGGCTACTGCGCGTCGTCGCCAACGAGGCGAAGAACCATGTCCGCGGTCGAACCCGCCGGCGGCGACACGAGGACCGCCACTTCCGACTGGGCCTCCGATCGACCGACACCGCCGAACCGACCGACGTCGCAGCGGAGCGGCGCCTCGAACACGAGCGTGTCGCCGCCGCGCTCGGGCGCCTGGGCCGTCGTGACCGGGAGGTGCTGGGCTGCCGATTCCTCGCCGGTCTCACGGAAGCCGAGACCGCCGACGTGCTCGGTGTGCCGGTCGGAACCGTCAAATCGCGCACGTCGCGCGCCCTCGACCGGATGGCGCGCGAGCTCGAGGAGCAGGGGCGATGAACACCACCCACGACGACGTGGTGACGCGGCTCGAGGCGCTGGGCCGCAACCTCGACCTCGGCGGCGACGTCAGCGGCGACGACGGCGATGACCGTCTGATCGACGACGTGCTCGTGCGCATCAGAGACGACGCCACCCCGGACCGTCCGGCACGAACGGTCTGGTTGGCCGCCGCCGCCGTGATCGTGCTGGTGATCGGACTCGTCGTCACGCCGGCGAGTCGCGACGCGATGGCGCGGTGGTTCGGGCTCGATGGGGTCACCATCGAGGTCGACCCGACCGTGGAGCTCGAGCCGGTCACCGAGTCGTTCGATCTCCCCGGCCCGGGTGAGACCCGAGTCGTGACCGTCGACGGCCGTGAGGTGCTCGTCTCTGCGATCGACGGAGGGCTGTCCGAGATCGGCATCACCAAGACGGTGCAGTCGTCCGACCAGGTGAGCGACGTCGACGTCGGTGGCC contains:
- a CDS encoding branched-chain amino acid ABC transporter permease, giving the protein MDLFLQRLFDGLANGSAYALIAVALVLIFKATTLINFAQGELAMLGAFISLQLWYWGVPMWGAVVLAMLITAVLAAGVERTLIRPFDPKDHLPLVIITLGLFLLINALAGIIWRFDPRQYPELFPSGNALNIGSRGLSWYAVFTIGLTVLVIFLLTVLLNKSKVGLAFRSVSSNLESSELVGIKVGSTLQFGWALAAAVGTLGACVYVSNPLLSLEPSVMLRVLIFASSAAALGGLDSIWGALVGGLAIGFVQSLLVQYLDFIPTEMSLAAAVVVLLIILLFKPAGLFGTASVERV
- a CDS encoding ABC transporter ATP-binding protein → MSERMLDVSNLTAGYGPVSVLRGIDFHVNEGEVVVILGANGAGKTTTLRALSGMIDTAGSVKFEGEELVGQPPPNIVRKGIAHIPQGRGTFPELSVEDNLHVGAYIRNDNEIDADIEKWYEVYPVLKNRRNQTAGSLSGGEQQMLAVARALMSRPRMVLLDEPSLGLAPFLVQDLFQRFGELNRDTGTTLLVVEQNAQLALGIAHRGYVLEAGQIAIQGSADDLMHDDAIRRAYLGV
- a CDS encoding ABC transporter ATP-binding protein produces the protein MAMLEVEGITVRFGGLQALSSLSFTIDKGQIVGLIGPNGAGKTTLFNVISRIYDPTEGSVTFDGKDLLAIPPHKISREGAFRTFQNLALWPRMSVIENVMVGAHTKSKQNFFTAMPRIGLGKEERRLKLEAWDILGQLGLHDVAFQACAGLPYGTMKRIELARCLIGHPKLLMLDEPATGLTHSEVGELSDLISRIRSEFDLTILLVEHHMGMVMSISEKLVVLNFGQKIAEGLPKEVQQNPDVIEAYLGAPA
- a CDS encoding IS30 family transposase — encoded protein: MPRQRVADEVRCWVWLLVADGHTQAGVARRFGLSSTTVRRIAHDPEVEKQVRDTSVSRLTLTDREEISRGIVEGVSNAEIARRIDRHRSTVGREINNNGGRDEYRAVAAHLAAQQRAKRPKLFKFEQFPLLAMVVACWLDLEQWSPEQISARLVLEFPDDETMRVSPETIYRALYVHGRGGLRKELAACLRTQPQHRRARPVTARNRDQSSIPDLVSIAERPDDIEDRLVPGHWEGDLIMGRNNGSQVGTLVERTTGLVMLSKLGTKQADHVADAIAARVRTLPAVLQGTLTWDRGTEMAAHRRFTMATDMKVYFCDPHAPWQRGSNENINGLLRQYLPRDSDLSQFSQEQLDAIAHKLNNRPRKRHSFLTPLEVFDQLVLH
- a CDS encoding 5'-3' exonuclease, translated to MKVHLVDGTYELFRQHFGSKNRRGESGSDSGPYDATIGVLTSTLQLIEDGATHVGVASDHVIESFRNELWDGYKTSEGMLPELLEQIPLMEEGLMAMGVTTWAMVQWEADDALGAAAAVADADERVEQVLIVTPDKDLGQCVKGRRVVQYDRRKREIIDEDGVREKFGIEPESIPDYLGLVGDTADGFPGLPGWGAKSTAAVLARYTHLENIPTEASLWEVEGLRGAAKLSKTLQDNMELAVLFRIIATVDLDVPVGTVDEWEWQGPTDDFAAFCDRMGVPALAGRAAALAG
- a CDS encoding RNA polymerase sigma factor — its product is MTAGGWTDVDDPALVTRALDRDDAAFGELLRRHRGAALRVAAVITGSTDDAPDVVQEAFVRAHGRLGTFRGESSARSWLLRVVANEAKNHVRGRTRRRRHEDRHFRLGLRSTDTAEPTDVAAERRLEHERVAAALGRLGRRDREVLGCRFLAGLTEAETADVLGVPVGTVKSRTSRALDRMARELEEQGR